The Flavobacterium sp. K5-23 genome segment TTTGAAAACAAAGCTAAATATGGTACGGCTTATGGATATGGTTACGGTTATGGATACGGCTATGGTTCTTATTCGAATGGGTATCATGATGAAGAAAAGCCTAAAAATATTTTTGAAAAAGTAATGGAGAAATTCCGTAAGAAATAAATTTAATTTCTTTCTAATAATAGTTTAAAAATGCAAGTAAAGAAAAAGGATACTATTTTAATAACAGGAGGTGCTGGTTTTATCGGCTCTAATCTAACGGAGTATTTTTTGTCAAAAGAATATAAAGTGATTTGTTTGGATAATTTTGCGACGGGTCATCGACATAATTTAAAAGATTTTATAAATAATCCGAACTTCCGTTTAATAGAAGGGGATATAAGAAACGTTGAAGACTGTCAAAATGCCGTTAAAGGCGTTGATTATGTGCTGCATCAAGCTGCTTTGGGTTCGGTTCCGCGATCGATAAATGATCCGGTTACCACAAACGATGTTAACGTTTCAGGGTTTTTAAATATGCTTGTAGCTTCTCGTGACGCTAAGGTCAAGCGATTTGTTTATGCCGCAAGTTCGTCTACTTATGGAGATTCTATTGGATTACCAAAAGTGGAAGATGTGATTGGGAAACCATTATCACCTTATGCGATAACCAAATATGTAAATGAGTTGTATGCTGAAATTTTTAGCAGAACCTATGGTATAGAAACAATAGGCCTTCGCTATTTTAATGTTTTTGGAAGAAAACAAGATCCTAATGGTGCTTATGCAGCAGTAATTCCAAAATTTGTTATGCAATTAATGAATCAGGAAAGCCCGGTGATAAACGGAGACGGAAACTTTTCTCGTGATTTCACTTATATTGATAATGTAATTCAGATGAACGAATTGGCGATGACAACGGCGAATCCAAAAGCAATCAATACGGTTTATAATACAGCCTATGGAGATAGAAATACTTTAAATGACTTAGTTGGGTATTTAAAAGAATTTTTGGCTGAATTTAATCCTGAAATTGCAAATGTTGAAATAAAATATGGTCCTAACAGAGCTGGAGATATTCCACACTCGTTGGCCAGTATTGATAAGGCAAAAGAATTGTTAGGTTATGATCCAAAATATTCGCTGCAAGAAGGGCTGAGGGAAGCGGTAAAATGGTATTGGGAGAATTTACGTTAATCGATTTTGGGTTATGGGTTATGGGTTATAGGTTATGAGTTGTGGGTTATTCGTTATCAGTTATGATTTGGAATTGAAAAACTGAGAACCGAAAACTGGGAAGTGAAATCATGGAAATTAAATAATATGAAATAGCCATGATTCAATCCCGAAGCTTCGGGACGCGATCACTAATAAAAATAGTTCCTTATGGGGCATTCCATATGACCGATAAAAAACAATAAATATCAACATATGAAAAGCTATAAAGATTTAGAAATATATAATTTGAGTTTATCCTTATTTTATACAACACATGCTGTTTCTTTAAAATTGCCCAGGTATGAATTATATGAAT includes the following:
- a CDS encoding SDR family oxidoreductase encodes the protein MQVKKKDTILITGGAGFIGSNLTEYFLSKEYKVICLDNFATGHRHNLKDFINNPNFRLIEGDIRNVEDCQNAVKGVDYVLHQAALGSVPRSINDPVTTNDVNVSGFLNMLVASRDAKVKRFVYAASSSTYGDSIGLPKVEDVIGKPLSPYAITKYVNELYAEIFSRTYGIETIGLRYFNVFGRKQDPNGAYAAVIPKFVMQLMNQESPVINGDGNFSRDFTYIDNVIQMNELAMTTANPKAINTVYNTAYGDRNTLNDLVGYLKEFLAEFNPEIANVEIKYGPNRAGDIPHSLASIDKAKELLGYDPKYSLQEGLREAVKWYWENLR